The Erigeron canadensis isolate Cc75 chromosome 4, C_canadensis_v1, whole genome shotgun sequence genome window below encodes:
- the LOC122594906 gene encoding phosphatidylinositol 4-kinase alpha 1-like — MEALTELCDLISKNPNQYSNKISWICKRCPQPESLLSASPRISRFQLNAVLATARFISQCPNYNDTNPRKTVLEFIRAIPSSFTQSFWPKGFPTASIASFYNEFLSYVVIATEMYQDFNTDVAGFMGGIVFAALDDLGTDVSISKLFLAALSESFPQIIPSDANKLVSRLLDSLVSSDLNDNGNNSVDGLLGTSSGGDSKGVLNIKDEPIEYLEKQEIAIKLIERVLDKVKIDPQLLERVRLITKEHLRLMTSFLKIRKNDWTEQASSLKARINTKLSIYKAAAKLKVRSHVSAESDGKSSKKLLHGALALLVEAVEACVYSVWRRLRACEDLFNTLLDGISKIAFTRGGHLLRVLLIRFKQLVLITCAQADTLENNQGAMFDSVLRTSCEIIEYGWTKDRTPIDTFIMGLATSIRENNDYEEKDTKDTKTVPVAQLNVIRLLAEINVQVNKAEVVDTILPLFIENLEEGDASTPSLLRLRILDAVSRMASLGFEKSYREVVVLMMRNYLSKLSSIGSPESNTLPQEANTERVETLPVGFQMIARGLTDAKLRVDYRHRLLSLCSDVGLAAESKSGSCGADFMGPLLPAVAEVCSDFDPTVDVEPSLMKLFRNLWFYIALFGLAPPVVNSMKSNYTTSNSSSSTTAVSLQAVNGPYMWNPQWASAVQHISQGTPPLVVSSVKWLEDELELNALHNPGSRRGCGNENAAASQRAALSAALGGRVDVGAMSTISGVKATYLLAVAILEIIRFSSNGGLLNCSSNSGTLASRSAFSCAFEYLKSPNLVPAVFQCLMALVHCAFDTSLSWLEDQIFETGQAMDVRESTLAVHACFFIKSLSQRDEHVRDVSVKLLSQLRDRFPQILWNSSCLDFLLFSVNNDPPSGIVSDPSWITSVKTLYQKIVREWIIISLSHAPCTSQGLLQEKLCKANVWQRAQPTTDVVSLLSEIRIGTGKSDCWTGTKTANIPAVMAAAAASSGGNLKLTEAFNLEVLSTAIVSATVKCNHSGEIAGMTRLYENMEKADDDFEVAPSPSPSGLSRLISGAFPQAPQPKKESFGSILLNKFVRLLQKFVLSAEKGGEVDKSSFRETCSQAAALILSTLDSDSKTNVESFSQLLRLLCWCPAYISTIDAMETGIFVWTWLVSAAPQLGPVVLAELVDAWLWTIDTKRGIFASDMKYSGPAAKLRPHLSPGEPESPPEKDPVQQILSHKLWIGFFIDRFEVVRHDSLVQLLLLGRMLQATTKLPWKFSHHPAAAGTFFTVMLLGLKFCSCQYGGSLQKIRLGLQLLEDGIYRASLGWFAHEPEWFEADHGNFAHSEAQSVSTFVQYLQSPQSDSKGLGGENGISFIDMKDKCHPVWGPMENYAAGRDKRKQLLLMLCQHEADRLEVWAQPVNSKENAYSRSRISSEKWVEHARTAFAVDPRIAFCLGARFPTNTFLKTEITQLVQSHILEIRNIPEALPYFVTPKAVDENSPLLQQLPYWAACSITQALEFFTPAYKGHPRVMAYILRVLESYPPSKVTFFMPQLIQALRYDDEMLVEGYLLRAAQRSDVFAHILIWQLQGETCAPEQGKEAISAKTRAFLALLPVVREHIIDGFGPEARDVFRREFDFFEKVTSISGVLYPLPKEERRAGIKRELEKIELNGDDLYLPTAPNKLVKGIQVNSGIPLQSAAKVPIMITFDVADRDGDPNDIKPQACIFKVGDDCRQDVLALQVISLLRDIFGAVGLNLYLYPYGVLPTDPERGIIEVVPNSRSRSQMGETTDGGLYEIFQQDFGPVGSPGFETARENFIVSSAGYAVASLLLQPKDRHNGNLLFDSVGRLVHIDFGFILETSPGGNMRFESAHFKLSHEMTQLLDPSGAMRSDTWHLFESLCVKGYLCARRHMNGIINTVLMMVESGLPCFSRGDPIGNLRKRFRPEMSEREAANHMIHICADAYNKWTTAGYDLIQYLQQGIEK; from the exons ATGGAAGCATTAACAGAGCTATGTGATCTGATTTCAAAGAATCCAAATCAATATTCAAACAAAATCTCATGGATATGCAAAAGATGTCCACAACCCGAATCACTCCTTTCGGCTTCACCACGAATCTCACGTTTTCAACTCAATGCCGTACTTGCAACAGCCAGGTTTATCTCACAATGTCCTAACTACAACGACACGAATCCTAGAAAAACTGTTTTAGAATTCATTCGTGCCATCCCGTCCTCATTCACCCAATCATTTTGGCCTAAAGGGTTTCCAACTGCTTCCATTGCGTCGttttataatgagtttttaTCGTACGTTGTTATAGCCACGGAAATGTATCAAGATTTTAATACAGACGTGGCGGGTTTCATGGGTGGCATTGTGTTTGCTGCATTAGACGATTTAGGCACGGATGTATCTATATCTAAGCTCTTTTTGGCTGCGTTGTCCGAGAGTTTTCCTCAGATTATTCCTTCTGATGCTAATAAGTTGGTTTCACGGTTACTTGATTCGTTAGTGAGTAGTGATTTGAATGATAACGGGAATAATAGTGTTGATGGGTTGTTGGGTACTTCTAGTGGAGGAGATAGTAAGGGTGTTTTGAATATTAAAGATGAGCCTATTGAGTATTTGGAGAAACAAGAGATTGCGATCAAGTTGATTGAACGCGTTCTTGATAAAGTTAAGATTGATCCCCAGCTTTTGGAACGCGTACGCCTTATTACAAAGGAACATCTGAGATTGATGACTTCTTTTCTAAAG ATAAGGAAGAATGATTGGACAGAGCAGGCTTCATCACTGAAAGCTAGAATTAACACAAAGCTTTCTATCTACAAAGCAGCAGCTAAGCTAAAAGTCAGAAGCCATGTCTCTGCGGAATCAGATGGGAAATCATCTAAGAAATTGTTACATGGGGCTCTTGCTTTGCTAGTAGAAGCAGTCGAAGCTTGTGTATACTCAGTGTGGCGCAGGTTAAGAGCATGTGAAGATCTTTTTAACACATTGCTTGATGGTATCTCGAAAATTGCTTTTACACGTGGAGGTCATCTACTAAGGGTTCTACTTATTCGGTTCAAACAACTTGTGCTAATTACATGTGCTCAG gCTGATACTTTGGAAAATAACCAGGGAGCAATGTTTGATAGCGTTTTAAGGACAAGCTGCGAGATAATTGAATACGGATGGACCAAAGACAGAACCCCCATTGATACGTTTATCATGGGATTGGCTACAAGTATTCGTGAAAACAATGACTATGAAGAAAAG GATACCAAAGACACAAAGACTGTTCCTGTTGCACAACTCAACGTTATCCGCTTGCTTGCAGAAATAAATGTACAAGTTAATAAGGCTGAAGTGGTTGATACAATATTGCCTTTGTTCATTGAAAATTTGGAGGAGGGTGATGCTTCAACACCTAGCTTGTTGCGCCTTAGG ATTCTTGATGCAGTTTCTCGCATGGCgagtttagggtttgaaaagTCATATCGTGAAGTTGTGGTACTAATGATGAGGAACTACTTAAGCAAACTCTCCAGCATTGGATCTCCTGAAAGCAATACGTTGCCACAAGAAGCCAATACAGAACGTGTTGAG ACTCTTCCTGTAGGATTTCAAATGATAGCTAGAGGCCTTACAGATGCTAAACTGCGGGTTGACTACCGTCATCGCCTATTATCATTATGCTCAGATGTAGGCTTGGCTGCCGAGTCCAAAAGTGGAAG CTGTGGAGCTGATTTCATGGGGCCTTTACTTCCTGCCGTCGCTGAAGTATGTTCTGATTTTGATCCAACAGTGGATGTTGAACCTTCACTTATGAAGTTGTTTCGTAATCTATGGTTCTACATTGCTTTGTTTGGGTTAGCACCTCCTGTGGTGAATTCTATGAAGTCAAATTATACAACATCAAACAGTTCAAGTAGCACAACTGCAGTTTCTCTTCAAGCAGTTAATGGTCCATACATGTGGAATCCTCAGTGGGCTTCTGCTGTTCAACATATTTCTCAAGGGACGCCACCCCTG GTTGTTAGCTCAGTAAAATGGCTTGAAGATGAGTTAGAACTAAATGCTCTTCATAACCCCGGAAGTCGTCGGGGATGTGGGAACGAAAATGCTGCTGCAAGCCAAAGAGCAGCACTTTCTGCAGCTTTAGGAGGCCGTGTTGATGTTGGAGCAATGAGCACGATTTCAG GAGTGAAGGCGACTTATCTTCTTGCGGTTGCTATTTTGGAAATAATACGGTTCAGCAGCAATGGCGGACTCCTCAACTGTAGTTCCAACTCTGGTACTTTGGCTTCTAGAAGTGCCTTCAGCTGCGCTTTTGAGTATCTTAAAAGTCCAAATCTTGTACCTGCTGTTTTCCAATGCTTAATGGCCCTTGTTCACTGTGCTTTTGACACATCATTATCATGGCTG gAGGATCAAATATTTGAGACAGGGCAAGCTATGGATGTTAGAGAATCAACTCTAGCTGTGCATGCATGTTTTTTCATCAAGAGTTTGTCCCAAAGAGATGAACACGTTCGAGATGTTTCAGTTAAACTCTTGTCTCAACTAAGGGATAGATTCCCACAG ATCTTGTGGAATTCATCTTGTCTCGATTTTCTTCTGTTTTCTGTAAATAATGACCCACCTTCCGGTATTGTCAGTGATCCTTCTTGGATAACTTCCGTGAAAACCTTATACCAAAAAATTGTACGTGAATGGATTATTATATCGCTGTCACATGCTCCTTGCACCAGCCAGGGCCTTCTTCAG GAAAAACTGTGTAAAGCAAATGTATGGCAAAGGGCTCAACCCACAACAGATGTTGTTTCACTTTTATCTGAGATACGGATCGGTACTGGCAAAAGTGATTGCTGGACTGGAACAAAAACTGCAAATATTCCTGCAGTGATGGCTGCAGCAGCTGCTTCATCAGGGGGGAATCTTAAACTAACGGAGGCTTTTAATTTGGAAGTTCTTAGCACTGCCATTGTTAGTGCAACAGTCAAGTGTAATCATTCTGGAGAAATTGCTGGTATGACAAGATTGTATGAAAATATGGAGAAAGCAGATGATGATTTTGAAGTTGCACCATCTCCTAGCCCAAGCGGTCTTTCAAGATTGATATCTGGAGCTTTTCCTCAAGCACCACAGCCTAAAAAAGAGTCGTTTGGTTCGATATTACTTAACAAGTTTGTTCGTCTTCTTCAAAAGTTTGTTCTCAGTGCAGAGAAAGGCGGTGAGGTGGACAAGTCTTCATTCAGAGAAACTTGTTCACAGGCAGCTGCCCTGATTTTATCAACTCTG GATTCAGATTCAAAAACGAATGTTGAGAGCTTCTCACAACTCCTGCGTCTTCTTTGCTGGTGTCCGGCTTACATATCTACAATTGATGCAATGGAGACTGGTATATTCGTCTGGACATGGTTAGTTTCTGCTGCTCCTCAATTGGGCCCTGTGGTCCTTGCAGAACTTGTTGATGCATGGTTGTGGACAATTGATACAAAACGAGGTATCTTTGCATCTGACATGAAGTATTCCGGCCCAGCTGCAAAGTTAAGGCCCCACCTTTCACCTGGTGAACCAGAATCGCCACCTGAAAAAGACCCTGTTCAACAAATTCTATCACATAAGCTATGGATTGGATTTTTCATTGATCGTTTTGAG GTTGTACGACATGATAGTTTGGTACAGCTCTTGCTCCTTGGCAGGATGTTACAAGCGACTACAAAACTTCCGTGGAAATTTTCACACCACCCAGCTGCTGCTGGTACATTTTTTACTGTCATGCTGCTTGGACTTAAATTCTGCTCATGCCAATACGGGGGTAGCCTACAGAAAATTAGATTGGGACTTCAGTTGTTGGAAGATGGAATTTATCg GGCATCTCTAGGCTGGTTTGCCCATGAACCCGAATGGTTTGAAGCTGATCATGGGAACTTTGCACACAGTGAGGCTCAGTCTGTTTCTACATTTGTCCAATATCTCCAAAGCCCACAAAGTGATTCCAAAGGGCTGGGCGGGGAAAATGGTATCTCTTTTATTGATATG AAGGATAAGTGCCACCCTGTTTGGGGACCAATGGAGAACTATGCAGCTGGTAGAGACAAGAGGAAGCAGCTACTTTTAATGTTATGCCAGCATGAAGCTGATAGACTCGAAGTTTGGGCTCAACCTGTTAACTCCAA AGAGAACGCGTATTCTAGATCAAGAATTAGCTCAGAGAAATGGGTCGAGCATGCAAGAACTGCATTTGCTGTTGATCCTCGGATTGCTTTCTGTTTGGGTGCCAGATTTCCAACAAACACTTTTCTGAAGACGGAAATTACTCAGTTAGTTCAG TCACATATCTTGGAGATTCGTAACATACCCGAGGCTTTACCATATTTTGTGACACCTAAAGCTGTAGACGAAAATTCTCCATTGTTGCAACAATTACCATATTGGGCTGCTTGTTCAATTACACAAGCTCTAGAGTTTTTTACTCCAGCATATAAGGGTCATCCACGTGTTATGGCTTATATTCTCCGGGTATTAGAGTCTTACCCTCCCTCCAAAGTAACCTTTTTCATGCCCCAGCTCATTCAAGCTTTGAGGTATGATGATGAG ATGTTGGTTGAAGGATACTTGCTTAGAGCAGCTCAAAGGAGTGACGTGTTTGCCCATATTCTAATTTGGCAGTTACAG GGTGAGACATGTGCACCAGAGCAAGGTAAAGAAGCAATATCAGCAAAG ACTCGGGCATTTCTAGCTTTGTTGCCGGTTGTTAGAGAACACATCATTGATGGTTTTGGTCCCGAGGCCCGTGATGTATTTCGTAGAGAATTTGATTTCTTCGAAAAAGTTACATCTATATCAGGTGTTCTGTATCCACTTCCAAAAGAAGAAAGGAGAGCTGGTATTAAGAG GGAGTTGGAAAAAATTGAGTTGAATGGAGATGACCTATATCTACCTACAGCTCCTAATAAACTTGTCAAGGGTATTCAGGTAAATAGTGGAATACCATTGCAGTCGGCGGCTAAAGTCCCGATTATGATCACTTTTGATGTGGCTGATCGAGACGGTGACCCAAATGATATAAAACCGCAAGCTTGTATTTTTAAG GTTGGAGATGATTGTAGACAAGATGTGCTTgctttgcaagtgatttcactTCTGAGAGACATATTTGGAGCAGTTGGACTTAATCTTTATTTGTATCCTTACGGAGTACTTCCAACCGACCCAGAGAGAGGAATAATTGAG GTTGTGCCAAATTCACGCAGCAGAAGTCAGATGGGTGAAACAACTGATGGTGGTTTGTATGAAATTTTTCAACAAGACTTTGGGCCAGTTGGTTCTCCAGGTTTCGAAACAGCCCGTGAGAACTTCATAGTCAGCAGTGCTGGTTATGCTGTTGCTAGTCTATTGCTTCAGCCAAAGGATAGACATAATGGGAATCTTTTATTTGACAG TGTAGGCAGGCTTGTTCACATTGATTTTGGTTTCATCCTGGAGACATCACCCGGTGGGAATATGCGGTTTGAAAGTGCCCATTTCAAGCTGAGTCACGAGATGACTCAGTTACTTGATCCATCTGGTGCTATGAGAAGCGATACTTGGCACTTATTCGAAAG
- the LOC122597482 gene encoding uncharacterized protein LOC122597482, with protein sequence MASSPRKGFSFDIHHSGMFLKHPLSYVGGKVDTIDNFCIKGNLTMKFLNEAFLKITKTTKCTSIHYCVPGKDLSNGGLRIINGDVDLKIFLHHMSNTNRRVSVFLIQFVDDLSNFIGVDINLIEQFGINIEENVVEENVGDNIQDNIEVDVVEEENGGEGNMENVEESSYLHRLNNEETNNANLENDEGIEDDTEKGPRHNPKVHWKVMKPVLLERYESPKQLKQCLTNYALANGYHICYEHSDHKKILVVCGKKDEATGKRFCPFRLWATWMKGECSFQIKTLIDEHRCYRNFEACSAVNYRFVADKFANGIRQNPNIKLKEIQEAFMKKFKCSISANQAMRARLHAKYEYEESVKKHYEKLREYGAEIFKRNPGSTVKLNVSRNPDGKIYFQGFYVCFKGLQDGWKAGCRRIIHLDGCFLKTVCKGELLSAVGRDANNHIFPIAWAVVTVENKENWAWFIDLLKDDLDLGSGNGIALMSDQHKGLIESVKDILPSAEHRQCARHIYANFRKRFSGVLYRNLFWRICKSSHPTLFDENMKELKEANIDAYNYLMKREPKTWCRAFFKSGIACEVVENGISECFNSMIVEIRRKPILTMLEAIRVILMERLDKMRKLQATWNDDICPAIRKRLELAKDEQINWKVVPGGGAQFEIIKECESYIVDEKKQECTCRMWQLFGIPCPHSVAMLFYIRKALENYVSSWYKIRTFQSTYSYCINPMSGIRD encoded by the exons ATGGCATCCTCTCCAAGAAAAGGTTTCTCGTTTGACATCCATCATTCCGGTATGTTTCTGAAACACCCTTTATCATATGTAGGTGGTAAGGTCGACACAATCGATAATTTTTGTATAAAAGGAAATCTCACtatgaaatttttaaatgaGGCTTTcctaaaaataacaaaaaccacAAAATGTACTAGTATCCATTATTGTGTTCCTGGTAAAGACCTTAGTAATGGAGGACTTAGGATCATCAATGGTGATGTGGATTTGAAGATATTTCTTCATCATATGTCGAATACTAATAGAAGAGTAtctgtttttttaattcaatttgTGGATGACTTGAGTAATTTCATTGGGGTGGATATTAATTTGATTGAACAATTTGGGATTAATATTGAAGAAAATGTAGTTGAAGAAAATGTGGGGGACAATATTCAAGATAATATTGAAGTAGATGTTGTTGAGGAAGAAAATGGTGGAGAAGGAAACATGGAAAATGTTGAAGAGTCAA GTTATTTGCATAGGCTAAATAATGAGGAAACAAACAATGCAAACTTAGAGAATGATGAAGGGATTGAAGATGATACAGAGAAAGGTCCTAGGCATAATCCTAAAGTTCATTGGAAGGTGATGAAACCAGTGTTGTTGGAAAGATATGAAAGCCCAAAGCAACTCAAACAGTGTTTGACTAACTATGCTTTGGCAAATGGATATCATATCTGTTATGAGCATAGTGACCATAAGAAAATATTAGTTGTTTGTGGGAAGAAGGATGAGGCAACTGGTAAAAGATTCTGTCCATTTAGGTTATGGGCTACTTGGATGAAAGGAGAGTGCTCATTTCAGATAAAGACACTTATTGATGAGCATAGATGTTATAGAAATTTTGAGGCTTGTTCTGCAGTGAATTACAGATTTGTTGCAGACAAGTTTGCAAACGGAATTAGGCAAAATCCCAATATTAAATTGAAAGAGATTCAAGAAGCATTCATGAAGAAGTTTAAGTGTAGTATTTCAGCAAATCAAGCTATGAGGGCTAGATTACATGCAAAGTATGAGTATGAAGAGTCAGTGAAGAAGCATTATGAGAAACTGAGGGAGTATGGAGCAgaaatattcaaaagaaatcCAGGGAGTACAGTTAAGTTGAATGTTTCAAGAAATCCAGAtggtaaaatatattttcagggtttttatgtgtgttttaAGGGGTTGCAAGATGGTTGGAAGGCTGGGTGTAGGAGAATTATACATTTAGATggttgttttctaaaaactgtTTGCAAAGGTGAATTATTGTCAGCAGTGGGTAGGGATGCCAATAACCATATTTTCCCAATTGCATGGGCTGTTGTTACTGTGGAGAACAAAGAGAACTGGGCATGGTTCATTGACTTGCTTAAAGATGATCTTGACTTGGGCAGTGGCAATGGTATAGCATTGATGTCAGATCAACATAAG GGTCTTATTGAATCTGTGAAAGATATATTACCCAGTGCAGAGCACAGACAATGTGCTAGGCATATTTATGCCAACTTTAGGAAGAGATTTAGTGGGGTTTTGTATAGGAATCTATTTTGGAGAATTTGCAAGTCTAGTCATCCTactttatttgatgaaaacatgaaagAGTTGAAAGAGGCAAACATTGATGCTTACAATTACTTGATGAAAAGAGAACCAAAAACATGGTGTAGGGCCTTTTTCAAAAGTGGAATAGCATGTGAAGTTGTAGAAAATGGGATTAGTGAGTGTTTTAACTCAATGATTGTTGAAATAAGGAGGAAACCAATTTTAACAATGCTTGAAGCCATTAGGGTTATCTTAATGGAAAGGCTAGACAAGATGAGGAAACTGCAGGCTACATGGAATGATGACATCTGTCCAGCCATAAGGAAAAGATTGGAACTAGCAAAGGATGAACAGAT cAATTGGAAGGTGGTCCCAGGTGGAGGTGCTCAGTTTGAGATAATTAAAGAATGTGAAAGCTACATAGTTGATGAAAAGAAACAAGAATGCACATGTAGAATGTGGCAATTGTTTGGTATTCCTTGTCCTCATTCTGTTGCTATGTTGTTTTACATTAGAAAGGCACTAGAAAATTACGTGTCTAGCTGGTACAAAATTAGGACTTTTCAGAGTACATATTCTTATTGCATTAATCCAATGAGTGGCATAAGAGATTAG
- the LOC122596362 gene encoding dehydrodolichyl diphosphate synthase complex subunit nus1 — protein MDLVTESQTFLRRNSLSGNIVLYLLWQILHLLIRVLYFVREIIRAVESYLITNGIVNAYNDLNIDRVKYLGIVIDSDEARKTSDVIELLEWLSAIGVKKVCLYDREGVLKKSKEVFLEKFGSAKLPNGNAKTDPLIRKKQMDFEFVSISDGKEAVAKAANLLYKKYYVDGDSEKPFFTETYLTEALKTLGYVEPDPDLILIYGPARCNLGFPAWRIRYTEMVHMGRLKNKKYGLILKAIHRFTKVKQNYGS, from the exons ATGGATCTGGTGACTGAATCACAGACGTTTTTGCGACGGAACTCACTg AGCGGCAACATTGTACTTTACTTGCTCTGGCAAATTCTCCATTTACTTATCCGTGTTTTGTACTTTGTACGGGAGATCATTCGTGCAGTTGAAAGCTACCTTATAACAAATGGAATTGTTAATGCGTACAACGATCTGAATATAGACCGTGTCAAGTATCTTGGGATTGTTATTGACAGCGATGAAGCCCGCAAGACCTCAGATGTTATTGAACTTTTGGAGTGGCTTTCGGCTATTGGGGTGAAAAAGGTCTGTTTGTATGACCGTGAAG GAGTATTGAAGAAGTCTAAAGAAGTCTTTTTGGAGAAATTTGGCTCTGCAAAGCTTCCAAAT GGAAACGCCAAAACTGATCCTCTTATCAGAAAAAAGCAAATGGATTTTGAATTTGTTTCTATCTCTGATGGAAAAGAAGCAGTTGCTAAAGCAGCTAACCTACTctataaaaagtattatgtgGATGGAGATTCAGAAAAACCGTTCTTTACTGAAACCTATTTGACTGAGGCATTAAAGACCCTTG GTTACGTAGAACCAGATCCTGATCTTATATTAATTTATGGGCCTGCGAGGTGCAACCTTGGCTTTCCAGCATGGAGAATTCGTTATACGGAGATGGT ACACATGGGACGACTGAAGAACAAGAAATATGGCTTGATTTTAAAAGCCATTCACAGATTCACTAAGGTGAAGCAAAACTATG GTTCATAA
- the LOC122595521 gene encoding ATP-dependent Clp protease proteolytic subunit 6, chloroplastic — protein sequence MAAASAISSSTATLSNNISHHIKQLPSSSSSSPFISQRRSSKLKSIVCALPGPYTDSSKFGLSSKAQNLELMPEEMNIHTPITSSYGPIVARRGAPPPIMPAVLTPGGPLDLSTVLFRNRIIFVGQPINSQVAQRVISQLVTLATIDENADILVYVNCPGGSTYSVLAIYDCMSWIKPKVGTVCFGVAASEGALLLAGGEKGMRYAMPNARIMIHQPQSGCGGHVEDVRRQVNEAVQSRHKIDLMYSAFTGQPLEKVQQYTERDRFLSVSEALEFGLIDGILETEY from the exons atggCAGCAGCATCCGCCATATCGTCATCAACTGCCACTTTATCCAACAACATTTCTCACCATATTAAACaacttccttcttcttcttcttcctcaccTTTTATTTCTCAACG AAGAAGCTCAAAGTTGAAATCAATAGTTTGTGCGTTACCTGGTCCATATACTGATTCTTCTAAATTTG GGTTATCAAGTAAAGCACAAAACTTGGAGTTAATGCCCGAGGAAATGAACATACATACTCCTATCACTTCAAG TTACGGTCCAATTGTAGCAAGAAGAGGGGCTCCGCCACCTATAATGCCTGCTGTCTTGACTCCTGGGGGACCTTTGGATCTTTCTACAGTATTGTTCAGGAATCGTATAATATTTGTTGGGCAGCCAATCAACTCACAGGTAGCCCAGAGAGTTATATCACAACTTGTTACATTGGCCACAATAGATGAGAACGCAGATATCCTG GTATATGTGAATTGTCCTGGTGGGAGCACCTACTCTGTGTTGGCAATTTATGATTGCATGTCTTGG ATTAAACCTAAAGTTGGTACAGTGTGTTTTGGAGTTGCTGCAAGCGAAGGAGCGCTTCTTCTTGCGGGTGGAGAGAAGGGTATGCGATACGCGATGCCAAATGCACGTATCATGATACATCAACCACAAAGTGGATGTGGG GGTCATGTTGAGGATGTAAGGCGCCAAGTTAACGAAGCTGTTCAGTCTCGCCAT AAAATTGACTTGATGTACTCCGCGTTTACTGGCCAACCCctagagaaagtgcaacaataCACAGAGAGGGACCGTTTCCTATCTGTTTCAGAG GCATTGGAATTTGGGCTCATTGATGGGATACTTGAAACAGAATACTAA